One Nocardioides luti DNA window includes the following coding sequences:
- a CDS encoding hotdog fold domain-containing protein — MSQVLSLWNTTSKLPQGKRVFSLLFAQKAPYFATIHPRFQEIRPNYAELRIPKRRGVHNHLGTVHAIALCNGLEAAMGALAEVTIPADRRWIPKGMDISYTAKATSDITCIAETDPEQWTGDDPDLPVRVRGVRTDGTVVIEGVIRLWVTPKK, encoded by the coding sequence ATGAGCCAGGTCCTCTCCCTGTGGAACACCACGTCCAAGCTGCCCCAGGGCAAGCGCGTCTTCTCGCTGCTGTTCGCCCAGAAGGCGCCGTACTTCGCCACGATCCACCCCCGCTTCCAGGAGATCCGGCCGAACTACGCCGAGCTCCGCATCCCCAAGCGCCGTGGCGTCCACAACCACCTGGGCACCGTCCACGCGATCGCGCTGTGCAACGGGCTCGAGGCGGCGATGGGGGCGCTCGCCGAGGTGACCATCCCGGCCGACCGGCGCTGGATCCCCAAGGGCATGGACATCAGCTACACCGCCAAGGCGACCAGCGACATCACGTGCATCGCCGAGACCGACCCCGAGCAGTGGACCGGCGACGACCCCGACCTGCCCGTCCGCGTCCGCGGAGTCCGCACCGACGGCACGGTCGTGATCGAGGGCGTCATCCGGCTCTGGGTGACCCCGAAGAAATAG
- a CDS encoding MarR family winged helix-turn-helix transcriptional regulator — MRDEVDELVEAWARERADLDLSAMAVFSRISRLARHLDLARREAFSAHGIESWEFDVLAALRRAGAPYELSPGRLLKETLVTSGTMTNRVDRLAARGFVERYPDPDDRRGVIVRLTREGKTAVDGAFEALLEAESTLLADLPTKEHKKLASLLRTLLTPFA; from the coding sequence ATGCGGGACGAGGTCGACGAGCTGGTCGAGGCGTGGGCGCGCGAGCGCGCGGACCTCGACCTGTCCGCGATGGCCGTGTTCAGCCGCATCTCCCGGCTCGCCCGCCACCTCGACCTGGCCCGCCGCGAGGCGTTCTCCGCCCACGGCATCGAGTCGTGGGAGTTCGACGTGCTGGCCGCGCTGCGCCGCGCGGGCGCGCCGTACGAGCTCTCCCCCGGGCGCCTCCTCAAGGAGACCCTGGTGACCTCGGGGACGATGACCAACCGGGTCGACCGGCTGGCCGCGCGCGGCTTCGTGGAGCGCTACCCCGACCCCGACGACCGCCGCGGCGTGATCGTCCGGCTGACCCGCGAGGGCAAGACCGCCGTCGACGGCGCCTTCGAGGCGCTGCTCGAGGCCGAGTCGACCCTGCTCGCCGACCTCCCCACCAAGGAGCACAAGAAGCTCGCATCCCTGCTGCGGACGCTGCTCACGCCGTTCGCGTGA
- a CDS encoding patatin-like phospholipase family protein, with protein MSEAGASGSSGRRGVVLGGGGVTGIAWMTGMLAGLLEEGVDLSGADLVVGTSAGSAVGAQLTTGLDLPELLERQLAPVEPGAPYAVLGTRVLLGFGWAMLRSRGDLEGFGRRLGQWSVDRAAAGKLPSLEERYAAIRSRLPVQEWPAPGRLVVTAVDADTGELRTFDGSDDVPLVDAVAASCAVPGVYPPVPIGGRRYVDGGARSTANADLAASCAKVVALTPIPRAAGPMKSAQAQLGGKPSVIIAPDEGARAAIGKNVLDPAARPGSAREGLRQGRAAAAEVGGLWG; from the coding sequence ATGAGCGAAGCGGGAGCGAGCGGCAGCAGCGGGCGGCGGGGCGTGGTCCTCGGTGGCGGCGGGGTGACGGGCATCGCCTGGATGACCGGGATGCTCGCCGGGCTGCTGGAGGAGGGCGTCGACCTGAGCGGGGCCGACCTGGTGGTCGGGACCTCCGCCGGGTCGGCGGTGGGCGCCCAACTCACCACGGGGCTGGACCTCCCCGAGCTCCTGGAGCGCCAGCTGGCCCCGGTCGAGCCCGGGGCGCCGTACGCCGTCCTGGGCACGCGCGTGCTGCTCGGCTTCGGCTGGGCGATGCTGCGCTCCCGCGGCGACCTGGAGGGCTTCGGGCGACGCCTCGGGCAGTGGTCCGTCGACCGGGCGGCGGCGGGGAAGCTGCCGTCGCTGGAGGAGCGGTACGCCGCCATCCGCAGCCGGCTGCCGGTGCAGGAGTGGCCGGCGCCCGGACGCCTCGTCGTCACGGCGGTCGACGCCGACACCGGCGAGCTGCGGACCTTCGACGGCTCCGACGACGTCCCGCTGGTGGACGCGGTCGCGGCGAGCTGCGCCGTGCCCGGGGTCTACCCGCCCGTCCCGATCGGCGGCCGGCGCTACGTCGACGGCGGCGCCCGGTCGACCGCGAACGCCGACCTGGCCGCCTCGTGCGCGAAGGTCGTGGCCCTCACGCCGATCCCCCGGGCGGCCGGGCCGATGAAGTCTGCGCAGGCACAGCTCGGCGGCAAGCCGTCGGTGATCATCGCGCCGGACGAGGGCGCGCGTGCCGCCATCGGCAAGAACGTCCTCGACCCCGCGGCCCGCCCGGGCTCCGCCCGCGAGGGGCTGCGCCAGGGGCGGGCCGCGGCCGCCGAGGTCGGGGGACTCTGGGGCTGA
- a CDS encoding CehA/McbA family metallohydrolase: protein MCEHHCSPDQTPSHPGLDRRSVLRLGAGVVAVGAVTTVAPLVPAAAADGARPGRGKVITKVFKGEFNDPDTADWHYLPFRVPRGVRRIHVSYEFEPTDTGVGISYNVVDIGLFDEGGKGIGDADGFRGWSGGARREFTITRARATPGYLAGPIRAGKWHILLGPYLITPPGTPYVVTVKLFKGPKGEHFEPAPAPQEVPGTPAGWYRGDLHLHTVHSDGARTQRQLVTAAQTAGLDFIGSSDHNTSSATYVWGRHAPDGFLVVNGEEVTTRSGHWLAMGLPPMTWIDWRYRAEDDLFQVFAAKVRALGGIVIAAHPNNPVPSIRWDHGYEHVDAIEAWNGPWTTDDQKTVTDWHARLRQGSYLPIVGNSDSHNDSQTVGLAQTSYRLGSLSAAEVVAAARAGHAWIAESSTVDLTFTATLGDAVAECGDRLAAGPDDTATVALHATGVPGSLARIVGPAGVVGFGVADADGVLDVTAQVPVGTTAFVRAEVGRPKGDAGSPVQTTPIDKMAALTNPIFLGSAG from the coding sequence ATGTGCGAACACCACTGCTCCCCCGACCAGACCCCGTCCCACCCCGGTCTCGACCGCCGCTCGGTGCTGCGGCTCGGCGCCGGCGTCGTCGCCGTCGGCGCCGTCACCACCGTCGCCCCGCTGGTCCCGGCCGCGGCCGCCGACGGGGCCAGGCCGGGCCGCGGAAAGGTCATCACCAAGGTCTTCAAGGGCGAGTTCAACGACCCGGACACGGCGGACTGGCACTACCTGCCGTTCCGGGTGCCGCGTGGGGTGCGCCGGATCCACGTGTCCTACGAGTTCGAGCCGACCGACACCGGCGTCGGCATCAGCTACAACGTCGTCGACATCGGGCTCTTCGACGAGGGCGGCAAGGGCATCGGCGACGCCGACGGCTTCCGCGGCTGGTCCGGCGGCGCCCGCCGCGAGTTCACGATCACCCGGGCCCGGGCCACGCCGGGCTACCTGGCCGGCCCGATCCGCGCCGGGAAGTGGCACATCCTGCTGGGGCCCTACCTCATCACGCCGCCGGGGACGCCGTACGTCGTCACCGTGAAGCTGTTCAAGGGCCCCAAGGGCGAGCACTTCGAGCCGGCCCCGGCGCCGCAGGAGGTGCCCGGGACGCCGGCCGGGTGGTACCGCGGCGACCTGCACCTCCACACCGTCCACTCGGACGGCGCGCGCACCCAGCGCCAGCTGGTCACGGCCGCGCAGACGGCCGGGCTGGACTTCATCGGCTCCTCCGACCACAACACCAGCTCCGCGACGTACGTCTGGGGGCGGCACGCGCCGGACGGCTTCCTGGTCGTCAACGGCGAGGAGGTCACGACGCGCAGCGGGCACTGGCTGGCGATGGGGCTGCCGCCGATGACGTGGATCGACTGGCGCTACCGGGCCGAGGACGACCTGTTCCAGGTGTTCGCCGCGAAGGTGCGTGCGCTCGGCGGCATCGTGATCGCTGCCCACCCGAACAACCCGGTGCCGAGCATCCGCTGGGACCACGGCTACGAGCACGTCGACGCCATCGAGGCGTGGAACGGCCCCTGGACCACCGACGACCAGAAGACCGTCACGGACTGGCACGCGCGGCTGCGCCAGGGCTCCTACCTGCCGATCGTCGGCAACTCCGACTCCCACAACGACAGCCAGACCGTGGGGCTCGCGCAGACGTCGTACCGCCTCGGCTCGCTGTCCGCGGCCGAGGTCGTCGCGGCGGCCCGGGCCGGGCACGCCTGGATCGCCGAGTCCTCGACCGTCGACCTGACCTTCACCGCCACGCTGGGCGACGCGGTCGCGGAGTGCGGCGACCGCCTGGCGGCCGGCCCCGACGACACGGCCACCGTGGCGCTGCACGCCACCGGCGTGCCGGGCTCGCTGGCGCGGATCGTCGGCCCCGCGGGCGTCGTGGGCTTCGGCGTCGCGGACGCCGACGGCGTCCTCGACGTCACCGCGCAGGTGCCGGTCGGGACGACGGCGTTCGTGCGGGCCGAGGTCGGGCGTCCCAAGGGCGACGCCGGCAGCCCCGTGCAGACCACGCCCATCGACAAGATGGCCGCGCTGACGAACCCGATCTTCCTGGGGTCCGCCGGCTGA
- a CDS encoding trans-aconitate 2-methyltransferase, translated as MAHTWDPDRYLTYADERGRPFVELVARIGSTAPREVVDLGCGPGNLTTLLAERWPDAAVTGLDASAEMVARAQRGRQGGVTFEVADLRDWAQGAPAEVDVLVSNATLQWVPGHLELLPALARRVRPGGWLAFQVPGNFDEPSHTIRRDLAEQAPYAAHTRDVATPASHDPAVYLEALAALGCTVDAWETTYLHVLTGEDPVFTWVSGTGARPTLQALPDDLRADYEREFKARLAAAYPTIDHGVVLPFRRIFVVAQVPA; from the coding sequence ATGGCGCACACCTGGGACCCCGACCGCTACCTGACGTACGCCGACGAGCGCGGCCGTCCGTTCGTCGAGCTCGTGGCGCGGATCGGTTCCACGGCGCCGCGCGAGGTCGTCGACCTGGGCTGCGGCCCCGGCAACCTCACCACGCTCCTTGCCGAGCGCTGGCCGGACGCGGCCGTCACCGGGCTGGACGCCAGCGCCGAGATGGTCGCGCGGGCGCAGCGCGGGCGGCAGGGCGGCGTGACCTTCGAGGTCGCCGACCTGCGCGACTGGGCCCAGGGGGCGCCTGCGGAGGTGGACGTGCTGGTCTCCAACGCCACCCTCCAGTGGGTCCCCGGCCACCTCGAGCTGCTCCCTGCCCTCGCCCGCCGCGTCCGCCCCGGCGGCTGGCTGGCCTTCCAGGTCCCCGGCAACTTCGACGAGCCCAGCCACACGATCCGTCGCGACCTCGCCGAGCAGGCGCCGTACGCCGCCCACACCCGGGACGTCGCGACGCCGGCCAGCCACGACCCGGCGGTGTACCTCGAGGCGCTGGCCGCCCTCGGCTGCACGGTCGACGCGTGGGAGACGACGTACCTCCACGTCCTCACGGGCGAGGACCCCGTCTTCACCTGGGTCTCCGGCACCGGCGCGCGGCCGACCCTGCAGGCGCTGCCGGACGACCTGCGCGCGGACTACGAGCGGGAGTTCAAGGCCCGGCTCGCGGCGGCCTACCCCACCATCGACCACGGCGTCGTGCTGCCGTTCCGCCGGATCTTCGTCGTCGCGCAGGTGCCCGCATGA
- a CDS encoding VOC family protein, with product MRLHHVQVACPRGAEDDARRFYADALGLTEVEKPPDLAGRGGAWFRAYDAEGVVTAEIHVGVEDPFAPARKAHPALLLDHAAELDVLAGRLTAAGFEVDLSQRHTFPGYERLHTFDAHGNRVEVLAPPVTPEP from the coding sequence ATGAGGCTGCACCACGTCCAGGTCGCGTGCCCGCGCGGCGCCGAGGACGACGCGCGCCGGTTCTACGCCGACGCGCTGGGCCTGACCGAGGTCGAGAAGCCACCGGACCTGGCCGGTCGCGGCGGCGCGTGGTTCCGTGCGTACGACGCCGAGGGCGTCGTGACCGCCGAGATCCACGTCGGGGTGGAGGACCCCTTCGCCCCCGCGCGCAAGGCGCACCCGGCCCTGCTGCTGGACCACGCGGCCGAGCTGGACGTCCTCGCCGGGCGGCTGACCGCGGCCGGGTTCGAGGTCGACCTTAGCCAGCGGCACACGTTCCCCGGCTACGAGCGGCTGCACACCTTCGACGCGCACGGCAACAGGGTCGAGGTCCTCGCCCCGCCCGTGACGCCGGAGCCCTGA